DNA from Corvus moneduloides isolate bCorMon1 chromosome 8, bCorMon1.pri, whole genome shotgun sequence:
CTGCTTGTTATGTTTCTGAGAACTTCACTTTAATGACGTTTTGGCAACATCCTGTACTTTAAACATCACTCAAGCACAGGTACAGAAAGCAGATCGCCATAGCTGAAGATACACAAGAGCAACTATACTAACTACTGAGGGAGAAGTCATGGTCAGCTGTGCTAAATCAGCACCAAACTCTCAGAGTAGCAACTCAGCAGTACAGCAAGCAAATGCTTGGACCCTGATGTTTCAGTTACATAGGAAATGAGGTGATGTTTTTATCAAGTTGCTTCCAGCACAGAATTGTGTCACAGTCAAATAGTTGGAGGAATGTGAAAGGAACACCATCATTCAGGGCAAAAGCAGACAGATTGGTCCTGTAATCTCACCTATGTCTCATCTGGCTGCCATAACTTGGACTGAGaaggagcaaagcagagcaCACCAGACCTCAGTACCCCTCTCAGTTCTGCAGTGGCTATCAGCATTCTCAACCACCTGAGTTTTCAATACCCTTCACATACAGCTAAGGATGCTACTCCAGGAGAATCCTGCTAGATTCTGACCAGAAGGATGACTTCTTACCCATTTCATCCAGAGTTCTCCTAGCTGCAATCTAGGCACATAGGACACGCTGCACAGCCACTGACCAGCCTGGGGAGTAGGGACATAGGCTGTGAGTAGCCCCAGGCAGTATATGTTACAGTGCCCACTAAGTGCTTCTTGTGTTTCAGGTACATGATGGTGGATAGTGCAGACGATCAGAAAACGCATCGGCCAGCTCCACCCAAAGAGGTAAGCAGACCAGTCACAGCTCACCAGCAGTTTGAATGTCCATacaaggtttaaaaaaaacaggctGCAAGTCCAAAAAAACAACGGAACAGGCCACAGGCAGGTCTGTTCATAGAACCTGTCAGTCAAAGAAGGAAGATTAGCTCAGCTAAGGTGCTGCAGGGACTATCAGTTCTTACCTTTTCTGACTACCGTGGCTCTTGCTCCCTCCCATTAGACAGCATCCTTCCCAGTTTTGGCCAAGATTCCCAAGACAAGACAATTGTAAAGCAGCCTACCCACTCACCTCCCATagtgcagctctgcttttgcttgCCCCCTCCTTTTCTCTAGCAGTGTGGCTGTCCATCCACTTGGTGCTAATATCTTTCCTCTCTAGGCTCCCAAGAAGTTGATCCGCTATATTGATAACCAGGTGGTGAGTACAAAAGGAGAGAGGTACAAAGACATCAAGAAGCCTGAGAGCGAGGAGATGAAGAGAACCTACATCAGTCTAAAACCAGCCAGGAAGTACAAGTTCCACTGACAGCCAGGTCCTTCTGCTCTTCAGCTTTCCACCTCACTGCCAGGCATGGCAGGATGGATATGTGGTGCTAGGAATGAGGCGACTCCACCTGCCACTAACTTGAACCAACCTGGAAGCCAAGACACTGCTTTCAGCTCCCTCAGCTAACCTGGCTGAGGGGACTTCTCTCCTTGTGTAGCTATCCCTCTGCCCCCAGGGGCACACCGCAGTGGCTCTCCAGGGCTTGGGCATACTCTGCTATTCCTTGCATGGGACATTTTTAGATCTGAGATGTGGCATGTGCTTTTGCAGCAACCTTTTTAACAAGTCTTTGTGCACTGTTGCTTTAAGTGCCAGTATTAATAAAGATGATGTGAGTTGGTGTGTAGTTCAGCCAGAGCATGCACATGCTTTACAGACACTGCCTGCAGTCCTTCCTAGGGCCAAAGACGGGAGCAGGGTCATCCTCTCATCCTCTAATTACTCTCTTCATCACATTCTCAagatgcagctgctgtttgatTAACTGCCTAGCGGATAAAAGGGCTTAGGCTCAACTTCAGAACCAGGCTCTCCCTGCCAACACAATCTGCAGCTCTCCCCATAAACTCCAGCTGACAGCAGAGTCAGTGCTCCTTCCATTTCTCACCACTGTTGAGAGTCAAAGCTCCAGCCACGCAGCAGGGAGCAAAATACAGTAGCAGGCCTGGGCACTACTAAAATGTTAAGTCAGATGCTGGAAGAAACAAATGACAATGATCAACTGCTTTTAGTGACAGGACAGTTAGGTTTGGCATTTTTCTGTCAGTCTAACTGCCATTAGGAGCATGTTCCCCATGAAAACAACTCCCACCTTGCCCCAGCCTAAACCAGCACCCTAGGCCTGGGCAGACACACTGCCTGCACTGGGGCCATTCTAGTCCTTTGATGCCAGGCTGGCCAGTGGCTGTGGGCTGGAGCTAGGCTCACTGCCCTCCTCTCAGAGCCCAGAGGGGCCTGCCCTCTCCCAAGAGGAGGGCTGGTAGCTATTCTTTCTGCTGGCCTGATTTgttccacagctctgctggcatgCCCTGCACACCCACCGTAGGGGACAGTCCCCATCAAACACTCCCCTGCTTTCTGGACAGCTGCCGcttaaagatttaaaatacaacaaataaTAAATCCTATCTATTAGTTGGCCTGACCAAGGCCTGTTCAGCACCATGGTGTTCCTGCAAATCACTCGCTCTTTCCATGCCACTGCAGAGGGAGTTACTTTCCCCAGAGGCACCAATGAAGTCCACTTACGAACACTCAGTGGCTGCTAAACAGCCCCAGAGGAAAGAGTGAGCCCCAGGCCAGCCTCACCAACGGGACTGACCTCTCCCTCTGCACGTCTCAACAGCAGCCAGTTCAGGCATCCTTCTGGGATCCCAGCATTGTCagtccccccctccccagcagcagcagttctaGATCTGAAGGTTGATGAAAGGGGCGAAGCCAACCACGTCCTGCAGCAGAACGAGAGCCCTCTGCAGCGGAGGCTCCACATCCAGCTCCACCCCACGGCTTCGGAGGATGCTCAAGCTGGACTCAGCCACGTTGTGGCAATGCTTGACCTTCAGCGAGCGCAGCTTGGGACAGTACTCAGCCAGGACCCTGACAAGAAAGAGAGCACATACAAGTTGCAAGTCAGGACTTCTAAGTGCACCACTCACACTCTTCTCTACTCGCAGCAGCCCAGTGCTCGTGACTGTGCCACACGCACCATTCTTTGGGAGCAGCACCATGGTGGTATGAGATAAAGTCAAGGGACATGGTTGGATCCCAGACCTACCCTCCATGACATGCTGGGAAATTTGCTGGCAGTAGCATACAGTGCCTCTCCTGAAGGGCTTGCTAGTGGCTTCTCTCCCAGACTAAGCTCTCACTGCTTTTAGCATGAAGAGATCTGACTTTCCTCTCTGGttctcttcctccccccaccccaaatacCTGCCATCCCCACATTGCTCAGTACCTGATGGAGTCATTCTTGACTCGCAGACACCCTGTGAGGTCCAAgtgctccagctctgggcagcacTTGGCAGTCTCCTCGACTGCCACGTCACCCACGTTGGCATTGACAGCCAGTGACAGAGACTTGAGCCTGCTGCACTTCTGCACCAGGTAGCAGATGGCCTCGTCCTTCAGCTGGCGACAGGCCGTCAGGTCCACAGCCTCCAGCGCCTTGCAGTGGTCAGCCAGGCTGCGCAGGGACAGGCTGTCCACCCACTCACAGtgagccagggagagctggcgcaggctggggcagctcagTGAGATGGCCACCAGCGCATGGCGGCTGAGCTGGGCGCAGCCCTTCAGCTGGATCCGGTGCAGGTGGTGGTTCTGCCCGAtgactgggagcagctcctggtctGTCAGCCAGTCGGAGCAGTTCTGGagtgccagctgctgcagaacttCGTTGTCCTTCAACAGGTTAACAAAAGCAGCTCGAGGGATGGCAGGTCCAATCTGCGTGGGGAACCAGGGAAGAATGAGGCATCCCCCCAGGGTTTCAGATAAGCCTGATCCTTACCAAATactctctccccttctctcttctgctgtgACAGTAGTGACCAAAGCCATACCCTGTTCTCATCCCAGGGCAAAACCTACCATCAGACTGCTCACCTCATGCCAAGGCTACTGCCACAAGATGAGATAGATCATACTCTGGTTTCTCCATCCCAGATCATCACTTCTGCATTTATATACCCATGATGAGCTCCACACCTCTGCTTTCCAAAAATCTCTTTGCTAGACCACTCTGTGTCCTCAGAACAGCAGCTACTCTAGTCTTTCCCAGTCCCAGGCAGTGGCTCCCAGGAATAGCACAAACTTTCCCTGAAGACCAAGCACAGAGTTATCTCCCATCAGACCCAACCTACTGCACAACCTTCGAGAAGGACATGGCACTCCAAAACTTCTGTTTCTCCCAGCCAGTGCCCCATAATAGCCTGGGTGGAGTTTCCAGGCTTACTCCTCCTAGGGCCTCTTACTCAAGACACTGGCATTGCTGGGCCCTGAATCACTGCCTCTCCTCCCTGAGCCCATCTGTCCAGTTTGACACCTGAGCCATTAGCCCAAGCTCCTGAGCAGAAACTACCCTCCTTGCCAAGGGTTTCTTCTCCCCACATAGACAGATGCTCCCCTGTAAGTTCCAGAGCAGTAGGACATCTGTTGCCTCCCCCAGCCTCAGAGTCATCCAATACCTGGCTTGAGTCAAAGCAGCGCATGTTGGCCAGGTACAGCTGAATGAGAGACTGGAATGACTTGCTGACCCTCTGCaggctcaggagctgctgcagtggcagaTGACAGAGGATATGAGGAACCAAGATGTCTTCCCAGGGCAGGTCCAGGAGGCATCCCCTGGTCGGGGTCACACTCATCATCAGACACCAGAAAGCCAGGCTACTGCAGGAGCCAGGCTAGATCAGCTCACACCTACTGCCGGGTGCCTCTAGGAGGAACAGCCAGAAAGAAAGACTCAGGGACGTTTCCCACAATCAGCCCACAGGGAATAGCTCCTTGACTAGCCATCAGCAGGGCACGTGCCTGCCCCCTGCATCACCACCTCCCCAGCTTGGGACGTTCATTGCTCAGGCATCCGAGTCTACCTGCCCGAGACTACCAGGAGAGCTTGGGTGGGGCTTTCCATCAGCTGCTGAAGGAAGCCCTGTCCCTCAGCGAAGCAGCAAGAAGCTGCTGCAGCGTTACCACACGAGTCGCACCGTAGCTGTGCCCAGCTTCCATGTCTGAGCATAGCTCTACCTGTCGGCCAGTCCCCGCATCCAGTGCCGGGCCACTCGGGCACCCTGCAAGGGGGAGAGACCAGGTGCTTACTCCTTCCCGCGGGGAGAAACAAGGCTCCGGGCTCTCCCCAGGGAGTCTCCCTCCGAGGAGCGGACGCTCAGCATCTCTGCGGAGATGAGCTCTCGGGCCGcgaagggaaggagcagaggggTTCCGGCAGCCCACAGACCCTCGAGCTGCGGCTGGAGGCTGCGGTTAGACTCGGCCCCAGCAGAGTCCGCAGCTGGGGGGCGGCCTCACTCGAGGCCATTCCTGTCCCGCCACCCAACGGGTCTCCCTCGGCCCCAGAgccgccccggggctgccccgccgCAGCAGCGGGGCGGCCGCAAGAGCTCCGCCGGGACGAGGACACCGCCCCGCTGCCCGCCGCAGCGCCCCACGGCGAGGCAGcagccttgccctgccctgccccggccccccGGTACCTGCGGccccgccggggctgccccagccGCTCCATCCCGCGCCGCACCCGCCCCGGACACCGGCAGCCGCCCGTGACGTCACGGCGCCGGGCGGAAGTGCGCGGGCCCCACCACCCCGCCTTCGGCCCCGCCCCTGGCCgcgccccggcggcggcgggcgctaCCGGGACCGGCCCGGACACACCGGGAGGCACCAGCCCGTGGTGGGGAGCGCCGGGCGGGACAGCGGCCCACGGTGGTCACAAGTCCCTCTGGTGTCGCAGCGACTCCTGCAGGTTGCTCCCAGTGGCACGGTGCGGCGCGCACACCGGCCTTGGTGCCCCAGCACACCGGGCGCACCCGCTCCCCCGAGCACAGCGCCTGTCCCAGTTCCTCAGTTATCCCAGATCCCCAGTGCACACCAGATCCCCATGGACCCAGTTTCCCGGCGCACACCGGTGGCTGCAGGCCGGCAGCTACCCCGGTTCCCCAGCGCACACCGCCTGTCCCAGTTCCTCAGCGATCCCGTTTCCCCAGCGCACACGAGATCCCAGCGCACACCAGCTGCTCCAGTTCCCCACGGCCCCAGTTCCCCGGCGCACACCGGTTGCTCAGCCCCGCAGCTACCGAGGCTCCCCGGCGCACACCGGCTGCCCCCGTTCCCCACGGCCCCGGTTCCCCGGCGCACACCGGCTGCCCCCGTTCCCCACGGCTCCGGTTCCCCGGCGCACACCGGCTACCCCCATTCCCTGGTCCCAGTGCACGCCCCTGCCCCGGCGGGCGGCCGCGCATGCGCAGCGCGGCGCCGCTGTCCGTTCAGCACCACGCGGAGCCGGGACCCGCTGCTGCCGGTGAGCGACGGCCCCGCCAGACCCCCCCGAGCCACCTGCCCGGCTCCGCGGCTCTCCCAGCGGGCTGTGCCGCCCTTTCCCAGATCCCCGGGAAAGGCCAATCCCTGGGGCTCACAGTTCTCACAGCACCCCCGACCGGCAGCCACTGGGCCCCGCTCCTCCGCCGGTACCGGGCTGTccccgccccggggctgcccgcgGCCCGCCGCTCCCAGCCCGCATCCTCCCACGCTGCCAACAGGCTCCTCGCGCTCCGCTCCCCTGCCGGTGCTCCACCTGCCTCCGCAGCGCCGAGGACAGGGCGGGGtccctgcccgcagcccccgcggaGAAGCGGCCCGGGCTCCTGCCCGCGCAGTTGCCATAACGACCCCGTAGAAACGCAcgctgctccttcctcctccctgtcGGTTTGCGGGGCGAGCACAGGCGGGCACCCGGTCCGCGTTGGTGCGGCACTCGTACACCACACCTCCGAGCCGGCACTGGGCGTTTGACCCCATCTCTGTCTCGGGTCTGAGACCTGCTGACTTGTGCAGCATCAGGCTGCTGATTACTGCGGGCATAggaactattaaaaaaatccacctgGCAAAAGAGCAGGGCCCACAGACAGTGAATAAATCCCAAATTCCTGGTCCCAAGTTTCCTGGAAAGCAATGACCCATCACCTGCTCTGCTAATTTCCTCAAAAGGTGGAAGCTGGTTTGCAGAAAGGTCTTCATTCCCCAGTGCCTGTCCTCTGGGGGAAGCTAcccaccctgcctgcccctggACATGTAA
Protein-coding regions in this window:
- the FBXL15 gene encoding F-box/LRR-repeat protein 15, whose translation is MMSVTPTRGCLLDLPWEDILVPHILCHLPLQQLLSLQRVSKSFQSLIQLYLANMRCFDSSQIGPAIPRAAFVNLLKDNEVLQQLALQNCSDWLTDQELLPVIGQNHHLHRIQLKGCAQLSRHALVAISLSCPSLRQLSLAHCEWVDSLSLRSLADHCKALEAVDLTACRQLKDEAICYLVQKCSRLKSLSLAVNANVGDVAVEETAKCCPELEHLDLTGCLRVKNDSIRVLAEYCPKLRSLKVKHCHNVAESSLSILRSRGVELDVEPPLQRALVLLQDVVGFAPFINLQI